The following is a genomic window from Streptomyces sp. BHT-5-2.
GTGCCGGTCACCACGTCCGTGGACCTGGCCGAGCGGCCCGCGCCGGCCATCGAGGGCATCGCCTACTTCACCGTCTCCGAGCTGCTGCAGAACGTCGCCAAGCACAGCGGGGCGCGGCAGGCGTCGGTGGAGGTGTGGCAGACCCGGGGACGGCTGCTGCTGCAGGTGCAGGACGACGGGCGGGGCGGAGCCCGGCTCGACGGCGGCAGCGGGATGGCCGGGCTCGCGGACCGGCTGGGGGCGGTGGACGGGCTGTTCGTGCTGGACTCGCCGGCGGGCGGGCCGACCCGGGTGACGGCGGAGGTGCCGTGGCGGCCGCGGTCGCAGCCGGGGGCGGGCCGCCGTCCCGGCGGCCGGGGCGCGACCGGGCACTGAAGACCGCGGCCCGGCTCCCGAGGTGGGGAAAACCCCCGGCGGAAGACTGCGAGCAGCCTCATGGCACCGGCCGCGCCGGTCGCCGAACCTGGAGCGTGCCGGCGTGCGTCGGCACCCGACGCCCTGCGGAACGAAACGGACGACGAGCCATGGACACCGCTTACACCGCGTACCCCGCCCACCCCCCGCGGTCCCGCCGCCACCGGGTGCCCGCGGGGCTGCGCGCCCCCTTCTCGGCGCGCACCTGGCGGGAGTTCCTGCACCTGTTCCTGGGCCTCCCGGTGGCCGGTGTGACGTTCGCCTACGCGGTCACCGTGGTGTCGGTGAGCGCCGGGCTGCTGATCACGTTCCTGGGCATCCCGCTGCTGGCCGGGGGGCTGGCCGGGGCCCGGGGGCTGGGCGTCGTGGAGCGGGCCCGGGCGCGGGCGCTGCTGGGGCTGGACGTGGCCGCCCCGGAGCCGCTGCGGCCCGCGAAGCCGGGGCTGATGCCGTGGGTCGCGGCGATGCTCAGGAACGGGGCGTCCTGGCGGCATCTGCTCTACGGGTTCCTGCACTTCCCGTGGGCGCTGTTCGCGTTCGTCCTCTCGGTGACGTTCTGGTCGCTGGCCTGGGCGATGCTCGTTTTCCCGCTCTACTACTGGCTGCTGCCCCGGTACGCCGCGCTGCCCGGCATCCGGTTGTGGGGGGACGACGGCGCCGTCCTCTACGTGAGCCCGGCGGTGACGGCCGGCGTGACCGGCGTGCTCGGGCTGCTGGCGGTGCTGGCCGGGCCGTGGGTGATCCGCGGGCTGGCGGCGGTGGACGGGCTGCTGGTGCGCGGGCTGCTGGGGCCGTCGCCGCTGGCGACCCGGGTCGGCGAGCTGGAGTCGGACCGCGGGGTGGTGGCCGACACCGCCGCCGCCGATCTGCGGCGGATCGAGCGGGATCTGCACGACGGCGCGCAGGCCCGGCTGGTGGCGCTGGCGATGGACCTGGGGACGGCGAAGGAGCGGCTGGCGGAGGGCACGGCCGACGAGACCGTGGCGCGGATGGTCGACGAGGCGCACGGCGAGGTGAAGATCGCGCTCCAGGAGCTGCGGGACCTGGCCCGCGGCATCCACCCGGCGATCCTCACCGACCGCGGGCTGGGCCCGGCGCTGGCGTCGCTGGCCGGCCGCTGCCCGGTGCCGGTGACGGTCGAGGTGGACCTGGCCCGCCGCCCGGCCCCGGCCATCGAGGGCATCGCCTACTTCACCGTCTCCGAGCTGCTGCAGAACGTCGCCGAGCACAGCGGGGCGCGGCACGCGTCGGTGGACGTCTGGTGCACCGGGCAGATGCTGATGCTGACGGTGTCGGACGACGGCCGGGGCGGTGCGAGCACCGGGGCCGGCGGCGGGCTGGCCGGGCTCGCCGAGCGGCTGGGCTCCGTCGACGGCCTGCTCGTGGTGGACTCCCCGGCCGGCGGTCCCACCACCGTGACCGCCGAGCTGCCCTGGCGCGGCTGACCGCGCCGGCCGCTCCCGTTCACCCCCGGCCCCCGTCCCGTTGCCCCCGCCGCCCGTTCCCGTTCCGCCCCGCGCCCGCCCGTCCCGGTCCGGATGCTGGAATGCTGGGGACCGGCAGGCCGGACCGCAGGAGCACGGGGGAAGGACGTCGTGGGCGACGTGGTGGACAGGGTGAGCGCAGTGGACGCAGGGGACCGGGTGCGGGTGGTCATCGCCGAGGACTCGGTGCTGCTGCGGGAGGGTCTGACCCGGTTGCTGACCGACCGCGGCCACGACGTCGTGGCGGGCGTGGGCGACGGCGAGGCGCTGGTGCGGACCGTCGCCGAACTGGCCGGCGCGGGCACCCCGCCGGACGTGGTGGTGGCGGACGTCCGGATGCCGCCCACCCACACCGACGAGGGCGTCCGGGCCGCGCTGCGGCTGCGCCGGGACCACCCCGGGGTCGCGGTGCTGGTGCTGTCGCAGTACGTCGAGGAGCAGTACGCGACCGAGCTGCTGGCCGGGTCGAGCCGGGGCATCGGCTATCTGCTGAAGGACCGGGTCGCCGAGGTGCGGGAGTTCGTGGACGCGGTGGTCCGGGTGGCCCGCGGCGGCACCGCGCTGGACCCGGAGGTGGTGGCGCAGCTGCTGGGCCGCAGCCGCAAGCAGGACGTGCTGGCGCACCTGACGCCGCGCGAGCGCGAGGTGCTGGGGCTGATGGCCGAGGGGCGGACCAACGCGGCGATCGCCCGCCGGCTGGTGGTCAGCGACGGCGCGGTGGAGAAGCACGTCAGCAACATCTTCCTGAAGCTGGGGCTGACGCCGAGTGACGGGGATCACCGCAGGGTGCTCGCGGTCCTCACCTATCTCGAATCCTGACGACCTGACACTCTGTCAGATATGTGCGGTACCCGGATTCACCGGCGGTCCGGGGCCGGGTCGTAGAACGATGGTCCTAGCACCAATGGACGAGGCCGGTGCGTCATGAGACAGGGGTGACGGGGGCAGTGATTCGATGACAAACCATGACAGAACGGTGTCTCATCTCGACGTCCAGCATGTGACCGGACCAGGGAAGGGCACCCTTACCCAAGTACGATGGTTATGGGACAACCGGTCGGTACGACCCGTCCCACGCCCTGCGTCCGGCGGGGACGCCGCACCCCTTGAGGGAGGTCCGAAGCAGTGACCAGCCAGGTCAGTAGCACAGCCGAGCAGGCCGACGGAGCGCTAGTCGGGGAACAGCGCACGTCCGGCGACGGCGGCCCGGGCAAGGAAGTCCGGCGCCTGGACCGGGTGATCATCCGGTTCGCCGGCGACTCCGGTGACGGTATGCAGCTCACCGGTGACCGTTTCACGTCCGAGACGGCGTCGTTCGGCAACGACCTGTCGACGCTGCCGAACTTCCCGGCCGAGATCCGGGCCCCCGCCGGAACCCTCCCGGGCGTCTCCAGCTTCCAGCTGCACTTCGCCGACCACGACATCCTCACGCCCGGCGACGCGCCGAACGTCCTGGTCGCGATGAACCCGGCCGCCCTGAAGGCCAACATCGGCGACGTGCCGCGCGGCGCGGAGATCATCGTCAACACCGACGAGTTCACCAAGCGCCCGATGGCCAAGGTCGGCTACGACAGCAATCCGCTGGAGGACGGCTCGCTGTCGGCGTACCACGTCCACCCGGTGCCGCTGACGACGCTGACCATCGAGGCGCTCAAGGACTTCGGGCTCTCCCGGAAGGAGGCCGAGCGCAGCAAGAACATGTTCGCGCTGGGCCTGCTGTCGTGGATGTACCACCGGCCGACCGAGGGGACGGAGAAGTTCCTGCGGGCGAAGTTCGCCAAGAAGCCGGACATCGCCGAGGCCAACGTCACGGCGTTCCGGGCGGGTTGGAACTTCGGCGAGACCACCGAGGACTTCGCCACGTCCTACGAGGTCGCGCCGGCCACCACGGCCTTCCCGACCGGCACCTACCGCAACATCTCCGGCAACCTCGCGCTGGCCTACGGGCTGATCGCCGCCTCCGAGCAGGCCGATCTGCCGCTGTACCTCGGCTCGTACCCGATCACGCCGGCCTCGGACATCCTGCACGAGCTGTCCCGGCACAAGAACTTCGGCGTGCGGACGTTCCAGGCGGAGGACGAGATCGCGGGCATCGGCGCGGCGCTGGGCGCGGCGTTCGGCGGCTCGCTGGCGGTGACGACGACCTCCGGCCCGGGTGTGGCGCTGAAGTCCGAGACCATCGGCCTGGCCGTGAGCCTGGAACTCCCGCTGCTGATCGTGGACATCCAGCGCGGCGGTCCCTCGACCGGTCTGCCGACCAAGACCGAGCAGGCCGACCTGCTACAGGCGATGTACGGCCGCAACGGTGAGGCGCCGGTGCCGATCGTGGCGCCGCGGACGCCCGCCGACTGCTTCGACGCGGCGCTGGACGCGGCCCGGATCGCGCTCACCTACCGCACCCCGGTCTTCCTGCTCTCCGACGGCTATCTGGCCAACGGCTCGGAGCCCTGGCGGATCCCCGAGGTCGACGAACTGCCCGATCTGCGCGTGCGGTTCGCCGGTGCCCCCAACCACGAGCTGGCGGACGGCACCGAGGTGTTCTGGCCCTACAAGCGCGATCCCGAGACCCTGGCCCGCCCCTGGGCCGTCCCCGGCACGCCCGGCCTGGAGCACCGCATCGGCGGCATCGAGAAGCAGGACGGCACCGGCAACATCTCCTACGACCCGGCCAACCACGACTTCATGGTCCGCACCCGCCAGGCCAAGGTGGACGGCGTCACCGTCCCCGACGTCGAGGTGGACGACCCGGTGGACGAGACCGGACAGGGCGCGAGCACCCTCGTCCTGGGCTGGGGCTCGACGTACGGGCCGATCACCGCGGCGGTCCGGCGGGTCCGCGGCGCGGGGCAGCGCATCGCCCAGGCGCATCTGCGCCACCTCAACCCCTTCCCCGGGAATCTGGGCGAGGTCCTGGCGCGTTACGACAAGGTGGTCGTGCCGGAGATGAACCTCGGCCAGCTCGCCACCCTGCTGCGCGCGCGGTACCTCGTCGACGCGCACTCGCACACCCAGGTCAGCGGGATGCCGTTCAAGGCCGAGCAGCTCGCGCAGGTCCTCAAGGAGGCCATCAATGACTGACACGGTCTCGGAGCGGTCCGCGCAGATCGAGGCGCTCTCCCTGGTGCCCAAGGCCACGGCGAAGCAGTCCATGAAGGACTTCAAGTCCGACCAGGAGGTCCGCTGGTGCCCCGGCTGCGGTGACTACGCCGTCCTCGCCGCCGTCCAGGGCTTCATGCCGGAGCTAGGCCTGGCCAAGGAGAACATCGTCTTCGTCTCCGGCATCGGCTGCTCCTCCCGCTTCCCGTACTACATGAACACCTACGGGATGCACTCCATCCACGGCCGCGCCCCGGCCATCGCCACCGGGCTCGCGTCCTCGCGCCGC
Proteins encoded in this region:
- a CDS encoding sensor histidine kinase, encoding MDTAYTAYPAHPPRSRRHRVPAGLRAPFSARTWREFLHLFLGLPVAGVTFAYAVTVVSVSAGLLITFLGIPLLAGGLAGARGLGVVERARARALLGLDVAAPEPLRPAKPGLMPWVAAMLRNGASWRHLLYGFLHFPWALFAFVLSVTFWSLAWAMLVFPLYYWLLPRYAALPGIRLWGDDGAVLYVSPAVTAGVTGVLGLLAVLAGPWVIRGLAAVDGLLVRGLLGPSPLATRVGELESDRGVVADTAAADLRRIERDLHDGAQARLVALAMDLGTAKERLAEGTADETVARMVDEAHGEVKIALQELRDLARGIHPAILTDRGLGPALASLAGRCPVPVTVEVDLARRPAPAIEGIAYFTVSELLQNVAEHSGARHASVDVWCTGQMLMLTVSDDGRGGASTGAGGGLAGLAERLGSVDGLLVVDSPAGGPTTVTAELPWRG
- a CDS encoding response regulator transcription factor, with translation MRVVIAEDSVLLREGLTRLLTDRGHDVVAGVGDGEALVRTVAELAGAGTPPDVVVADVRMPPTHTDEGVRAALRLRRDHPGVAVLVLSQYVEEQYATELLAGSSRGIGYLLKDRVAEVREFVDAVVRVARGGTALDPEVVAQLLGRSRKQDVLAHLTPREREVLGLMAEGRTNAAIARRLVVSDGAVEKHVSNIFLKLGLTPSDGDHRRVLAVLTYLES
- a CDS encoding 2-oxoacid:acceptor oxidoreductase subunit alpha; amino-acid sequence: MTSQVSSTAEQADGALVGEQRTSGDGGPGKEVRRLDRVIIRFAGDSGDGMQLTGDRFTSETASFGNDLSTLPNFPAEIRAPAGTLPGVSSFQLHFADHDILTPGDAPNVLVAMNPAALKANIGDVPRGAEIIVNTDEFTKRPMAKVGYDSNPLEDGSLSAYHVHPVPLTTLTIEALKDFGLSRKEAERSKNMFALGLLSWMYHRPTEGTEKFLRAKFAKKPDIAEANVTAFRAGWNFGETTEDFATSYEVAPATTAFPTGTYRNISGNLALAYGLIAASEQADLPLYLGSYPITPASDILHELSRHKNFGVRTFQAEDEIAGIGAALGAAFGGSLAVTTTSGPGVALKSETIGLAVSLELPLLIVDIQRGGPSTGLPTKTEQADLLQAMYGRNGEAPVPIVAPRTPADCFDAALDAARIALTYRTPVFLLSDGYLANGSEPWRIPEVDELPDLRVRFAGAPNHELADGTEVFWPYKRDPETLARPWAVPGTPGLEHRIGGIEKQDGTGNISYDPANHDFMVRTRQAKVDGVTVPDVEVDDPVDETGQGASTLVLGWGSTYGPITAAVRRVRGAGQRIAQAHLRHLNPFPGNLGEVLARYDKVVVPEMNLGQLATLLRARYLVDAHSHTQVSGMPFKAEQLAQVLKEAIND